In Populus nigra chromosome 1, ddPopNigr1.1, whole genome shotgun sequence, one genomic interval encodes:
- the LOC133672196 gene encoding uncharacterized protein LOC133672196, whose amino-acid sequence MAAAAEDTVEEEVGRVVEQAKELQETAASLIAKSAHDEQSVRQKALSLESSIRRCSSLLDRSNHLAPKLAAKLEEDLQKARCIIADGDASSFLPSKPQGRFLKMFLGPINVRASRKDVQFKVKEEYNSYRDRTALLFLFFPSVLLCLRSWVWNGCLPAFPVQLYQAWLLFLYTGLTLRENILRANGSDIRSWWINHHYCAMIMAVVSLTWEIKGQPNCAQKQRGVQLFLQWAMMQGVAMLLQNRYQRQRLYTRIALGKAKRMDVVWGETAGVDGQLWLLCPILFILQGFEAYVGLQLLRTAYKGVTSEWQVIFCGVLLVFMAVGNFLNTVEILMVKSRFKAKMKSKSKQEMD is encoded by the exons ATGGCGGCTGCGGCGGAGGACACGGTGGAGGAAGAGGTAGGTCGAGTGGTGGAACAAGCCAAGGAGTTGCAAGAAACCGCTGCTTCTTTAATTGCTAAATCTGCTCACGACGAACAATCTGTTCGCCAAAAAGCTCTCTCTCTTGAGTCTTCTATTCGGCGTTGCAGTTCTCTTCTTGACCGCAGCAATCACCTCGCTCCTAAATTAGCTGCCAAG CTTGAAGAAGATTTACAGAAAGCAAGATGTATTATAGCTGATGGAgatgcttcttcttttcttccttcaaaGCCTCAAg GGCGTtttctaaaaatgtttttgggACCGATTAATGTGCGTGCTTCTCGTAAAGATGTGCAGTTCAAGGTTAAAGAGGAGTATAACAGTTACAGG GATAGGACCGcacttttgtttctatttttcccATCGGTTTTGCTTTGTTTGAGGTCTTGGGTCTGGAATGGGTGCTTGCCTGCGTTTCCAGTTCAATTGTATCAG GCGTGGCTATTGTTTCTCTACACTGGATTGACTCTGAGAGAGAATATACTGAGAGCCAATGGAAGCGATATTCGTTCATG GTGGATCAACCATCACTATTGTGCTATGATTATGGCCGTAGTTAGTCTCACATGGGAGATTAAAGGTCAACCAAATTGTGCTCAGAAGCAG AGAGGGGTACAACTGTTCTTGCAATGGGCTATGATGCAAGGAGTTGCAATGCTTTTGCAAAATAGATATCAACGCCAGAGACTCTATACCCGTATTGCTTTGGGAAAG gCTAAGCGAATGGATGTTGTGTGGGGAGAAACAGCTGGTGTGGATGGGCAGTTGTGGCTGTTGTGTCCTATACTCTTCATTCTGCAG GGTTTTGAGGCATATGTGGGACTACAGCTGCTCAGGACTGCATACAAGGGGGTCACCTCCGAGTGGCAG GTTATTTTCTGTGGTGTCCTTTTGGTCTTTATGGCAGTCGGGAACTTCTTAAACACAGTAGAGATACTAATGGTGAAGTCAAGGTTTAAGGCAAAAATGAAAAGCAAGAGCAAGCAGGAGATGGATTGA